Proteins encoded by one window of Pseudomonas tructae:
- a CDS encoding acetyl-CoA C-acyltransferase family protein, with the protein MNTPDIYVVSAVRSAIGSFGGALKDLPLADLASSVARAAIERAGVAPEQIGHVVMGNVIPTEARDAYLARVAAMNAGIPKQTPAFNVNRLCGSGLQAIVSAAQSLLLGDAEAVLAAGAESMSRGPYLLPQARWGARMGDLQGIDYMLGILHDPFAGFHMGITAENVAERNGITRQMQDELALTSQRRAARAIAEGRFASQIVPIEIPGRKGPVRFEVDEHVRVDVTAEQLAGMKAVFKKDGTVTAGNASGLNDGAGALVLATADFVKRHNLKPLARLVAYAHAGVEPELMGLGPVPATRKVLEKAGLTVADLDVIESNEAFAAQACAVAGELGFDPEKVNPNGSGISLGHPVGATGAIIATKAIHELQRIEGRYALATMCIGGGQGIAIVFERV; encoded by the coding sequence ATGAATACCCCGGACATCTACGTAGTCAGCGCCGTTCGCTCGGCCATCGGCAGTTTTGGCGGCGCCCTCAAGGACCTACCCTTGGCGGACCTGGCCAGCAGCGTGGCCCGCGCTGCCATTGAACGCGCAGGCGTGGCGCCGGAACAGATCGGCCATGTGGTGATGGGCAACGTTATCCCTACCGAGGCACGCGACGCCTACCTTGCGCGGGTGGCGGCAATGAATGCCGGCATCCCCAAGCAAACCCCGGCCTTCAACGTCAACCGTCTGTGCGGCTCGGGCCTGCAGGCCATCGTCTCGGCGGCGCAGAGCCTGCTGCTGGGCGATGCCGAAGCGGTGCTCGCCGCTGGCGCCGAATCCATGAGCCGTGGCCCTTACCTGCTGCCGCAAGCCCGCTGGGGCGCGCGCATGGGCGATCTGCAGGGCATCGACTACATGCTCGGGATCCTTCACGACCCCTTTGCCGGCTTTCATATGGGCATCACCGCCGAAAACGTTGCCGAGCGCAATGGCATCACCCGGCAGATGCAGGATGAACTGGCCCTGACCAGCCAGCGGCGTGCGGCCCGGGCAATTGCCGAAGGGCGCTTTGCCAGCCAGATCGTGCCGATCGAGATCCCCGGCCGCAAAGGCCCGGTGCGCTTCGAGGTGGACGAGCACGTGCGCGTCGACGTGACCGCCGAGCAACTGGCCGGCATGAAAGCCGTGTTCAAGAAAGACGGCACGGTCACCGCCGGCAATGCCAGCGGCCTGAACGATGGCGCCGGCGCCCTGGTGCTGGCCACCGCTGATTTCGTCAAACGCCATAACCTCAAACCACTGGCGCGCCTGGTGGCCTACGCCCATGCTGGGGTTGAGCCCGAACTAATGGGGCTGGGCCCGGTACCGGCGACCCGCAAGGTGCTGGAAAAGGCCGGTCTGACGGTCGCCGACCTTGATGTGATCGAGTCCAACGAAGCCTTTGCCGCCCAAGCCTGCGCCGTCGCGGGCGAGCTGGGCTTTGACCCGGAAAAGGTCAACCCCAACGGCTCGGGCATCTCCCTCGGCCACCCGGTCGGTGCCACCGGGGCGATCATCGCCACCAAGGCCATCCACGAACTGCAGCGCATCGAGGGTCGTTACGCCCTGGCAACCATGTGCATCGGTGGCGGCCAGGGTATTGCCATCGTCTTCGAACGCGTCTGA
- a CDS encoding AraC family transcriptional regulator, producing MRENDTVAIYFVHTMLHALRAQPERAAVLLSSAGIDPALLQVPAARVPASAFARLWLILIEALDDEFFNLDSHGMPLGSFALICRGLIQEPNLEKALRQCLNNFALFLRDIRATLTIKGARAVVSLRSAIADPLTRVYAEETFLALVISLLCWLAGRRIVIDRTALTDLRPAQEDDPLLWGANVQLGCGHTEIEFAAEYLRLPVVQDLAALKTFLRSAPQWLVIRYRNQNGQVAQVYRYLRARQYGQWPTLLAMAERQGLSPSSFRRQLEREGSSYQQIKDQVRRAMAFECLRQMHLSIAEVAEHTGFQEPSAFHRAFKKWTGESPGSYRQRMLSPATAPPAA from the coding sequence ATGCGGGAAAACGATACAGTCGCCATCTACTTCGTCCACACCATGCTTCACGCCCTACGTGCCCAGCCCGAACGGGCAGCGGTGCTGCTGAGCAGCGCCGGCATCGACCCTGCACTGCTGCAAGTCCCCGCAGCGCGGGTGCCGGCGTCGGCCTTTGCGCGGTTGTGGTTGATCCTGATCGAGGCCCTTGACGATGAATTCTTCAACCTCGACAGCCATGGCATGCCGCTGGGCAGCTTTGCCCTGATCTGCCGTGGCCTGATCCAGGAACCCAACCTGGAAAAGGCCCTGCGCCAGTGCCTGAACAACTTTGCCCTGTTCCTGCGTGACATACGCGCCACGCTGACGATCAAGGGCGCGCGTGCGGTGGTCAGCCTGCGCAGCGCTATTGCCGACCCGTTGACCCGGGTCTATGCCGAAGAAACCTTCCTGGCCCTGGTGATCAGCCTGCTGTGCTGGCTGGCCGGGCGGCGCATCGTCATCGACCGCACGGCGCTGACCGACCTGCGCCCGGCCCAGGAGGACGACCCGTTGCTGTGGGGCGCCAACGTGCAGCTGGGCTGTGGCCACACCGAGATCGAGTTTGCCGCCGAGTACCTGCGCTTGCCTGTGGTTCAGGACCTGGCTGCGCTGAAGACCTTTTTGCGCAGCGCACCGCAATGGCTGGTGATTCGCTACCGTAACCAGAATGGCCAGGTGGCCCAGGTCTATCGCTACCTGCGCGCTCGCCAGTACGGCCAATGGCCGACCTTGCTGGCCATGGCCGAGCGCCAGGGCCTGAGCCCCAGCAGCTTTCGCCGGCAACTGGAGCGCGAAGGCAGCTCCTACCAGCAGATCAAGGACCAGGTGCGCCGGGCCATGGCCTTTGAATGCCTGCGCCAGATGCACCTGAGTATTGCCGAAGTGGCCGAGCACACCGGCTTTCAGGAGCCCAGCGCGTTTCACCGGGCGTTCAAGAAGTGGACCGGCGAGAGCCCCGGCAGTTATCGCCAGCGCATGCTCAGTCCTGCAACTGCGCCGCCAGCTGCTTGA
- a CDS encoding catalase, which produces MVLASTANAAPLTRDNGAAVGDNQNSQTAGSSGPTLLQDVQLIQKLQRFGRERVPERVVHARGTGVHGEFVASSDISELTRAKVFTPGERTPVFVRFSSVVHGLHSPETLRDPRGFATRFYTADGNWDLVGNNFPTFFIRDAIKFPDMVHAFKPDPRNNLGNDARRFDLFSHMPEATRTLTLLYSNEGTPLSYRHMDGNSVHAYKFVNRDGQTTYVKFRWKTLQGQKNLDPAEVAKVQGHDFSHMTSDLVSSINRGNYPKWDLYIQTLKPEQLAGFDFDPLDPTKIWPNVPERKVGQMVLNRNVGNFFQETEQVALAPSNLVPGIEPSEDRLLQGRLFSYADTQMYRVGANAAGLPINQPRVKVNNGNQDGALNAGRTVGAVNYEPSRLTPRPSSESARYSQLPLSGSTQQAGIERQQNFKQAGELFRAYDSKGRRDLINSFGQSLVTADDASKHIILSFLYKADPEYGKGVAKVAGGNLVRVKQLAAQLQD; this is translated from the coding sequence ATGGTGCTCGCCAGCACTGCCAATGCCGCACCGCTGACCCGTGACAACGGCGCTGCGGTGGGTGACAACCAGAACTCGCAAACGGCCGGCAGTAGCGGCCCTACCCTGCTGCAAGATGTGCAACTGATCCAGAAACTGCAGCGCTTTGGTCGCGAGCGCGTGCCTGAGCGCGTCGTGCATGCCCGCGGCACTGGCGTGCACGGTGAGTTCGTGGCCTCCAGCGACATCTCCGAGCTGACCCGGGCCAAGGTGTTTACCCCAGGTGAGCGAACCCCGGTGTTCGTACGTTTCTCCTCGGTGGTCCATGGCCTGCACTCGCCGGAAACCCTGCGCGACCCGCGCGGTTTCGCCACCCGCTTCTACACCGCCGATGGCAACTGGGACCTGGTTGGCAACAACTTCCCGACCTTTTTCATTCGCGATGCGATCAAGTTCCCTGACATGGTCCACGCCTTCAAACCCGATCCGCGCAACAACCTTGGCAACGACGCCCGGCGCTTCGATCTGTTCTCGCACATGCCTGAAGCCACCCGCACCCTGACCCTGCTCTACTCCAACGAAGGTACGCCACTGAGCTACCGGCACATGGACGGCAACAGCGTACATGCCTACAAGTTCGTCAATAGAGATGGCCAAACCACCTACGTGAAGTTCCGCTGGAAGACCCTGCAAGGCCAGAAGAATCTTGATCCCGCCGAAGTGGCCAAGGTGCAGGGCCATGACTTCAGCCACATGACCAGCGACCTGGTCAGCTCGATCAACCGCGGCAACTATCCGAAATGGGACCTGTACATCCAGACCCTCAAGCCCGAGCAATTGGCCGGCTTCGACTTCGACCCGCTTGACCCGACCAAGATCTGGCCCAATGTGCCTGAACGCAAAGTCGGACAGATGGTGCTCAATCGCAACGTCGGCAACTTCTTCCAGGAGACCGAACAGGTGGCCCTGGCACCGTCCAACCTGGTCCCGGGCATCGAGCCGTCGGAGGACCGCCTGCTGCAGGGCCGCCTGTTCTCCTATGCCGATACCCAGATGTACCGGGTCGGCGCCAATGCCGCCGGCTTGCCGATCAACCAGCCCAGGGTCAAGGTCAACAACGGCAACCAGGATGGCGCCCTGAACGCCGGGCGCACCGTCGGTGCGGTCAATTACGAGCCAAGCCGGCTGACGCCACGCCCCTCGAGCGAGTCGGCGCGCTACAGCCAGTTGCCGTTGAGCGGTAGCACCCAGCAGGCGGGCATCGAGCGCCAGCAGAACTTCAAACAGGCCGGCGAGCTGTTCCGCGCCTACGACAGCAAGGGCCGTCGCGACCTGATCAACAGCTTCGGTCAGTCACTGGTCACCGCCGATGATGCCAGCAAGCACATCATCCTTTCCTTCCTGTACAAGGCCGATCCGGAGTATGGCAAGGGCGTGGCCAAGGTTGCCGGCGGCAACCTGGTGCGGGTCAAGCAGCTGGCGGCGCAGTTGCAGGACTGA
- a CDS encoding dihydrodipicolinate synthase family protein — translation MSKTFHGIIGYTITPFSADGEQLDLDALGRSIDRLIEGGVHAIAPLGSTGEGAYLSDLEWQQVARFSLEHIAGRVPTIVSVSDLTTAGAIRRARFAQAHGADAVMVLPAAYWKLTEAEIFEHYRAIGASIELPIMLYNNPATSGTDMSVELILRIVREVSNVTMVKESTGDIQRMHKLQQLGEGQVPFYNGCNPLALEAFVAGASGWCTAAPNLIPALNQQLYQAVQDNDLKAAKAVFYRQLPLLEFILKGGLPATIKAGLGMSGLPVGEPRKPVFALDQAGQAYLQGLLKQLS, via the coding sequence ATGTCCAAGACTTTTCACGGCATCATCGGCTACACCATCACCCCGTTCAGCGCCGACGGCGAGCAGCTTGACCTCGACGCCCTGGGGCGCTCGATCGATCGCCTGATCGAGGGCGGCGTGCATGCCATCGCGCCGTTGGGCAGCACCGGCGAAGGCGCCTACCTGAGCGACCTGGAGTGGCAGCAGGTGGCCCGCTTCAGCCTGGAGCACATTGCCGGGCGAGTACCGACCATCGTCAGCGTCTCCGACCTGACCACCGCCGGGGCGATCCGCCGCGCGCGTTTTGCCCAGGCCCATGGCGCCGATGCGGTGATGGTGCTGCCGGCCGCCTACTGGAAACTCACGGAAGCGGAAATCTTCGAGCACTATCGGGCCATTGGCGCCAGCATCGAGCTGCCGATCATGCTCTACAACAACCCGGCCACCAGCGGCACCGACATGTCGGTGGAACTGATCCTGCGCATCGTGCGCGAGGTCAGCAACGTGACCATGGTCAAGGAGAGCACCGGCGATATCCAGCGCATGCACAAGCTGCAGCAGCTCGGTGAAGGCCAGGTGCCCTTCTACAACGGCTGCAACCCCTTGGCCCTGGAAGCCTTCGTGGCCGGTGCCAGCGGTTGGTGCACCGCAGCGCCAAACCTGATCCCGGCGCTCAACCAGCAGCTGTACCAGGCCGTGCAGGACAATGATCTGAAGGCTGCCAAGGCTGTGTTCTATCGCCAGTTGCCGCTGCTCGAGTTCATCCTCAAGGGCGGCCTGCCGGCCACCATCAAGGCAGGCCTGGGCATGAGCGGCTTGCCGGTCGGTGAACCGCGCAAACCGGTGTTTGCCCTGGACCAGGCCGGCCAGGCGTACTTGCAGGGCTTGCTCAAGCAATTGAGCTAA
- a CDS encoding aldolase, translating into MAKTMALPKDQLIQKALQQMQGSLADNTWTVREKLALTCRILFDNGHDSGLAGQISARGPQPGTFYTQQLGLGFDEISASNLLLVNEDLEVLEGQGMPNPANRFHSWVYRARPDVNCIIHTHPTHVAALSMLEVPLAVSHMDLCPLYDDCAFLEAWPGVPVGNEEGEIISAALGDKRAILLSHHGQLSTGASIEEACVIAQLIERAAKLQLLAMAAGTIKPIAPELGREAHDWISRPKRHSAAFNYYARQCLRVHGDCLN; encoded by the coding sequence ATGGCCAAGACAATGGCACTCCCCAAGGACCAACTGATCCAGAAGGCCCTTCAGCAGATGCAAGGCTCGCTTGCCGATAATACGTGGACTGTGCGCGAAAAGCTGGCACTGACCTGTCGGATTCTGTTCGACAACGGCCACGATTCCGGCCTCGCCGGGCAGATCAGCGCCCGCGGCCCGCAACCCGGCACCTTCTACACCCAGCAACTGGGCCTGGGTTTCGATGAAATCAGCGCCAGCAACCTGTTGCTGGTCAACGAAGACCTGGAAGTGCTCGAAGGCCAGGGCATGCCCAACCCGGCCAACCGCTTCCACAGCTGGGTATACCGGGCCCGGCCGGATGTGAACTGCATCATTCATACCCACCCGACCCACGTCGCCGCCCTGTCGATGCTGGAAGTGCCGCTTGCGGTCTCGCACATGGACCTCTGCCCGCTCTACGACGACTGCGCGTTTCTCGAAGCCTGGCCAGGCGTACCGGTGGGCAACGAAGAAGGCGAGATCATCAGCGCCGCCCTGGGTGACAAGCGGGCGATCCTGCTCTCGCACCACGGCCAACTGTCGACTGGTGCCAGTATCGAAGAAGCCTGTGTGATCGCCCAGTTGATCGAGCGCGCGGCCAAGCTGCAACTGCTGGCCATGGCCGCCGGCACGATCAAGCCGATTGCACCTGAGCTGGGCCGTGAAGCCCATGACTGGATCTCCCGGCCAAAGCGCCACAGCGCCGCCTTCAACTACTATGCGCGCCAGTGCCTGCGGGTCCATGGCGACTGCCTGAACTGA
- a CDS encoding helix-turn-helix domain-containing protein: protein MSIRLKLLRKKLGITLEALAELSGMTKSYLSKVERGLNTPSIAAALKLARALNVNVEELFAEDQPGQARYSLVRNNQRQTLAGPGYTVLATQIGSRSLLPFIISPAHEFSDASFKEHLGEEFLFVHEGQVEVDFMNERVVLERGDALYFNAQTPHRLRSLGEVQAQLLVVVHDAES, encoded by the coding sequence ATGTCTATCCGATTGAAACTGTTGAGAAAAAAACTGGGGATCACCCTGGAAGCGCTGGCCGAACTGTCGGGCATGACCAAGAGCTACCTGTCCAAGGTCGAGCGCGGCCTGAATACCCCGTCAATCGCTGCGGCGCTGAAGCTGGCGCGGGCCTTGAACGTCAATGTCGAGGAGCTGTTCGCCGAAGACCAGCCAGGCCAGGCCCGCTACAGCCTGGTGCGCAACAACCAGCGCCAGACCCTGGCGGGGCCGGGTTACACGGTGCTGGCCACGCAAATCGGCAGCCGCAGCCTGCTGCCGTTCATCATCAGCCCGGCCCATGAATTCAGCGATGCTTCGTTCAAGGAGCACCTGGGTGAAGAATTCCTGTTCGTCCATGAGGGGCAGGTGGAAGTCGACTTCATGAATGAGCGAGTGGTCCTGGAGCGCGGCGATGCCCTGTATTTCAACGCCCAGACCCCGCACCGGCTGCGCTCGCTGGGCGAGGTTCAGGCGCAACTGCTGGTGGTCGTGCACGATGCCGAGAGCTGA
- a CDS encoding TerC family protein, which translates to MEWLADPTAWLGLATLIVLELVLGIDNLVFIAILADKLPPHQRDRARVIGLSLALIMRLGLLASISWMVTLTAPLIDIFGKSFSGRDLIMLLGGVFLLFKATMELHERLEGHVAQHNGSLRHAAFWPIVAQIVVLDAVFSLDAVITAVGMVEELSIMMIAVVFSIGIMIVASKPLTRFVNNHPTVIMLCLGFLMMIGFSLTAEGLGFHIPKGYLYAAIGFSILIELFNQLARARRKRSLQQHRPLRERTAHAVLRLLGGRRIEADEVGEEIADLVEGGEEQVLFDRRERVMISGVLNLAERPIKTLMTVRAEVDAIDLAQPADAIRTALMHSSYSRLPLIRDGRIEEPLGFVHKKELLKELLAGNQPDLESLARTPLNLLESFSILNALEQMRGQSTHIAFVVNEFGDFTGVLTMTDILESIAGELPDASEVEGPGIVEDEQGFIVSGALNLSQIQARTGFAAKATEDYQTLAGLVMSLLDRLPMVGDSLVWNDWKMTVVAVEERRVRQVRLTPNAAGAAAGA; encoded by the coding sequence ATGGAATGGCTAGCCGACCCCACGGCCTGGCTGGGCCTTGCCACGCTGATTGTGCTGGAACTGGTACTGGGTATCGATAACCTGGTATTCATCGCCATCCTCGCCGACAAACTGCCGCCCCATCAGCGCGACCGTGCGCGGGTGATCGGCCTGTCGCTGGCGTTGATCATGCGCCTGGGCCTGCTGGCCAGTATTTCGTGGATGGTGACCCTCACCGCGCCGCTGATCGATATCTTCGGCAAGAGCTTCTCCGGTCGCGACCTGATCATGCTCTTGGGTGGTGTGTTCCTGTTGTTCAAGGCCACCATGGAGCTGCACGAGCGCCTCGAAGGGCATGTCGCCCAGCACAACGGCAGCCTGCGCCACGCCGCGTTCTGGCCGATCGTGGCGCAGATCGTGGTGCTCGATGCGGTGTTCTCCCTGGACGCAGTGATCACTGCGGTGGGTATGGTCGAAGAGCTGTCGATCATGATGATCGCGGTGGTGTTCTCCATCGGTATCATGATCGTTGCCAGCAAGCCGTTGACGCGTTTCGTCAACAATCACCCGACAGTGATCATGCTCTGCCTGGGCTTCTTGATGATGATCGGCTTCAGCCTGACCGCCGAAGGCCTGGGCTTCCACATACCCAAGGGCTACCTGTACGCGGCCATTGGCTTCTCGATCCTCATCGAGCTGTTCAACCAGCTGGCCCGTGCCCGCCGCAAGCGCAGCCTGCAGCAGCATCGGCCGCTGCGCGAGCGTACTGCCCATGCGGTATTGCGCTTGCTCGGCGGGCGGCGGATCGAGGCGGACGAGGTCGGCGAGGAGATTGCCGATCTGGTCGAGGGTGGTGAGGAGCAGGTACTGTTCGACCGTCGCGAGCGGGTGATGATCAGCGGTGTGCTGAACCTTGCCGAACGGCCGATCAAGACCCTGATGACCGTGCGCGCCGAGGTCGACGCCATTGACCTGGCACAGCCAGCCGACGCGATTCGTACTGCTTTGATGCATTCCTCTTATTCGCGCCTGCCGCTGATCCGCGACGGTCGCATCGAGGAGCCGTTGGGCTTCGTGCACAAGAAGGAACTGCTCAAGGAACTGCTGGCCGGCAACCAGCCTGACCTCGAGAGCCTGGCGCGTACGCCGCTGAACTTGCTGGAGAGCTTCAGTATCCTCAATGCCCTGGAGCAGATGCGCGGCCAGTCGACGCACATTGCCTTCGTGGTCAACGAGTTCGGTGACTTCACCGGTGTGCTGACCATGACCGACATCCTCGAGTCGATTGCCGGCGAGCTGCCCGATGCCAGTGAAGTGGAGGGGCCGGGCATCGTCGAGGACGAGCAGGGCTTTATCGTCAGCGGCGCCCTGAACCTCAGCCAGATCCAGGCCCGCACCGGCTTTGCCGCCAAAGCGACCGAGGATTACCAGACCCTGGCGGGCCTGGTCATGAGCTTGCTCGACCGCTTGCCGATGGTGGGCGACAGCCTGGTCTGGAACGACTGGAAGATGACCGTGGTAGCGGTGGAAGAGCGCCGGGTACGCCAGGTACGCCTTACACCGAACGCCGCCGGTGCCGCAGCAGGTGCCTGA
- the rarD gene encoding EamA family transporter RarD, producing the protein MSKGIITSVTASFLFAVMYYYTSLLTPLDGEEVFGWRMLLTLPCVTLFMLLTRDWPLVTGLLARIRQKPLLLLGLFGTSSLMGVQLWLFLWAPLHGRSLEVSLGYFLLPLTMVLTGRLVYGERLSRLQKVAVACALTGVGHELYQHGSFAWETLLVAAGYPLYFVLRRRCGTDHLGGLWADMCLLLPAALYFVIQGPLSAQDLAAHPGLYGLIPLLGVISALALICYVLASRLLAFSLFGLLSYVEPVLLVAVALLLGETIGPDQWLTYLPIWLAVLVLILEGVRHLLRHRRRSV; encoded by the coding sequence GTGTCAAAAGGCATCATTACATCGGTCACGGCGTCGTTCCTGTTCGCCGTGATGTACTACTACACCTCGCTGCTCACGCCGCTCGATGGCGAAGAAGTGTTCGGCTGGCGCATGCTCCTGACCCTGCCCTGCGTGACCCTGTTCATGTTGCTGACCCGCGACTGGCCGCTGGTCACCGGGCTGCTGGCACGGATACGGCAAAAACCGCTGTTGCTGCTCGGCCTGTTCGGAACGTCGTCACTGATGGGCGTGCAGCTGTGGCTGTTCCTCTGGGCACCGCTGCACGGGCGTAGCCTGGAAGTATCGCTGGGCTACTTCCTGCTGCCGCTGACCATGGTGCTGACCGGCCGCCTGGTTTATGGCGAGCGCCTGTCACGCTTGCAAAAGGTGGCGGTGGCCTGTGCCCTGACCGGTGTCGGCCATGAGCTGTACCAGCATGGCAGTTTTGCCTGGGAAACCCTGCTGGTGGCCGCAGGCTACCCGTTGTACTTCGTGTTGCGGCGTCGTTGCGGCACCGACCATCTGGGCGGCCTGTGGGCCGATATGTGCCTGTTGCTGCCGGCTGCGCTGTATTTCGTCATCCAGGGGCCACTGTCGGCCCAGGACCTGGCCGCACACCCGGGGCTGTACGGCCTGATTCCACTGCTTGGGGTGATCAGCGCCCTGGCGCTGATCTGCTACGTGCTGGCCAGCCGCCTGCTGGCCTTCAGCCTGTTCGGCCTGCTCAGCTACGTCGAACCGGTACTGCTGGTGGCCGTGGCCTTGCTGCTGGGCGAGACCATCGGCCCCGACCAGTGGCTGACCTACCTGCCGATCTGGCTAGCGGTGCTGGTGCTGATCCTCGAAGGCGTCAGGCACCTGCTGCGGCACCGGCGGCGTTCGGTGTAA
- a CDS encoding EAL domain-containing protein: MPLTVKRPGRWTLRALLPWAVGAMPILCGLLIMHLQAERELQARSQDTARQVVAQVERILDNISAAAQALLPLAGSPCDEKKLALRDQVTRRSFVRSTNLEYRGELYCSSLFGPYSEPINTSDYVDGKLWLMNGNSVTPGHPLLVYRVADGDRGAISTVDGDHLLTALHLIGPHTQLSLQVGRFWMDKDGIVREGLVPAAATAAVRLSSQRYPFAIHSGYGADKVGQVMRDEYPALFGLLVFLGVIAGAVCRWLLRRASSPRAELQRAMDANEFLPYFQPVVRKGDYRWAGAEVLMRWQHPRDGLVRPDLFIPYAEHSGQIVPMTRILMRRTAELLAPHAALMDEGFHVGINITADHCQDLALYDDCRAFLAAFPPGRVLLTLELTERKLIVPTEITQALFAKLHALGVMIAIDDFGTGQSSLSYLRQFKVDYLKIDQSFVALIGVDALSLHILDSIIELSAKLELGIVAEGVENPTQRDYLARHGVDFQQGYLFGRPMPIDSFVEALAAQVEPRAQRVEVAG; the protein is encoded by the coding sequence ATGCCCCTTACGGTAAAACGCCCCGGACGCTGGACCCTGCGAGCCCTGCTACCCTGGGCTGTGGGCGCCATGCCGATACTCTGCGGCCTGTTGATCATGCACCTGCAAGCCGAACGCGAGCTCCAGGCACGCAGCCAGGACACGGCCCGCCAAGTGGTGGCGCAGGTGGAACGGATCCTCGACAACATCTCCGCCGCAGCCCAGGCCTTGCTGCCACTGGCCGGCTCACCTTGCGACGAAAAAAAGCTCGCCCTGCGCGACCAGGTTACCCGGCGCTCGTTCGTGCGCTCGACCAACCTGGAGTATCGCGGCGAGCTGTATTGCAGCTCGCTGTTCGGCCCTTACAGCGAACCCATCAACACCAGTGACTACGTCGACGGCAAACTCTGGCTGATGAACGGCAACTCGGTCACCCCTGGCCACCCCCTGCTGGTGTACCGGGTGGCCGACGGCGATCGCGGCGCCATCAGCACCGTCGATGGCGACCATCTGCTCACGGCCCTGCACCTGATCGGTCCGCACACCCAGTTGTCGCTGCAGGTCGGCCGTTTCTGGATGGACAAGGATGGCATCGTGCGCGAAGGCCTCGTCCCGGCCGCTGCGACGGCGGCGGTACGGCTCAGCTCGCAGCGCTACCCTTTTGCCATCCACAGTGGTTATGGCGCGGACAAAGTCGGCCAGGTGATGCGTGACGAGTACCCCGCCCTGTTCGGCCTGCTGGTGTTTCTCGGGGTGATTGCCGGCGCCGTGTGCCGCTGGCTGCTGCGCCGGGCCAGTTCACCGCGCGCCGAACTGCAACGGGCCATGGACGCCAATGAATTCCTGCCTTACTTTCAGCCGGTGGTGCGCAAAGGCGACTATCGCTGGGCCGGCGCCGAAGTGCTGATGCGCTGGCAGCACCCGCGTGATGGCCTGGTGCGCCCCGACCTGTTCATCCCCTACGCCGAACACAGCGGCCAGATCGTGCCCATGACCCGCATCCTCATGCGCCGCACCGCCGAGCTGCTGGCACCCCATGCCGCCTTGATGGACGAGGGCTTTCATGTCGGCATCAACATCACCGCCGACCATTGTCAGGACCTGGCCCTGTACGACGATTGCCGGGCCTTTCTGGCCGCCTTCCCGCCTGGGCGGGTACTGCTGACCCTGGAGCTGACCGAGCGCAAACTGATCGTCCCCACCGAGATTACCCAGGCGTTGTTTGCCAAGTTGCATGCCCTGGGAGTGATGATCGCCATCGACGACTTCGGCACCGGCCAGTCCAGCCTCAGCTACCTGCGTCAGTTCAAGGTCGACTACCTGAAGATCGACCAGAGCTTCGTCGCCCTGATTGGCGTCGATGCCCTGTCGCTGCACATTCTCGACAGCATTATCGAGTTGTCGGCCAAGCTTGAGCTGGGCATCGTCGCCGAAGGGGTGGAGAACCCGACCCAACGTGACTACCTGGCACGCCACGGCGTCGACTTCCAGCAGGGCTACCTGTTCGGCCGGCCCATGCCGATCGACAGCTTTGTCGAAGCCCTGGCAGCCCAGGTGGAACCCCGGGCACAGCGCGTGGAGGTTGCCGGCTAG